A region from the Fusarium musae strain F31 chromosome 1, whole genome shotgun sequence genome encodes:
- a CDS encoding hypothetical protein (EggNog:ENOG41): MLLYTRLAPPKVPKKRSRAGCSYCKEKKKKCDEIRPACARCQERGQECNYEPVRPRQRRKREATVPCSPFDTNSSSSSDRATHVLDIHATSEWNDDAHDRSADEDSLDDTPVTTQAPIPNTSLVNRTASISTTDPSDWAAADLPIISPLDSVDFQLPPFDDSKYVVQHIENGEEDIEEIVRRESITINIPTTTYASTYAAAYATPSPSLAMIAPIPTQSPRLEFCAPVFTEFSERTNRRALVDHFCNVLSHLIVFREESGNPFQQLVLPLCHESPAVTNAVYALASAHLEYRGVENDEKSVYFHNKAIQGLARLIQKGSSANRNELLAAIMLLVYYEVAFRFYDVIAALSFGTAPLSSAPGTNYLTPFPPLDSCGATSPLGSVDTLLGMATSLWPIIHRLSNLLALKDQLDVAVANEEVSKVAVLRTEFETSATAIEAALEDWHPAVPENSVLNQNPEELSPEQTAERSRLQSILSNALSYRHSAFVYLYRTIYSYPRRHPLVQRHAHISLTHCVGTVSNTGPMSALLWPLFVAACEAITLADRELARQAFIAINRRQGMTNIDRAWTIAQEVWRRADKADMLQQQEEAMMMGVRSGGDLWRRVSADMGVTIVFG, encoded by the exons ATGTTGCTGTACACCAGACTTGCACCACCCAAGGTCCCTAAGAAGCGCTCGCGCGCAG GATGCAGTTATTG TAAAGAAAAG aagaagaaatgtgACGAGATTCGACCTGCATGCGCCCGATGCCAAGAACGTGGCCAGGAGTGCAATTACGAACCTGTCCGACCTCGTCAGAGGCGTAAGCGTGAAGCAACTGTTCCCTGCTCGCCATTTGACACAAACTCTTCCTCGAGCTCGGACAGGGCAACTCATGTTTTGGATATCCATGCCACCTCCGAATGGAACGACGATGCGCATGATAGATCAGCTGACGAAGACTCACTCGACGACACTCCTGTTACGACCCAGGCTCCAATACCCAACACTTCTCTCGTCAATCGTACTGCCAGCATATCCACAACTGACCCTTCTGACTGGGCGGCCGCGGACCTTCCTATAATTTCACCTCTCGACTCGGTTGATTTCCAACTGCCCCCGTTCGATGATTCCAAGTATGTCGTTCAACACATTGAGAACGGAGAAGAGGATATCGAAGAGATTGTTCGCCGGGagtccatcaccatcaatatTCCGACAACAACGTATGCCAGCACATACGCAGCCGCATACGCCACCCCTAGCCCTTCACTCGCTATGATCGCGCCTATCCCCACACAATCTCCTCGACTTGAGTTCTGCGCTCCGGTATTCACAGAGTTCTCCGAACGTACCAACCGACGTGCACTTGTTGACCATTTCTGCAATGTTCTGTCGcatctcatcgtcttccGTGAAGAGAGTGGCAATCCTTTCCAGCAGCTTGTTCTTCCCTTGTGCCATGAGAGCCCTGCTGTCACCAACGCTGTTTATGCTCTAGCGAGTGCTCATCTCGAGTACCGTGGGGTTGAAAACGACGAGAAGAGTGTCTATTTTCACAACAAGGCTATTCAGGGTCTGGCGCGGCTGATTCAGAAGGGCTCAAGCGCAAACCGAAACGAGTTGTTAGCTGCCATCATGCTTTTGGTGTATTATGAAGTC GCATTCCGTTTCTATGATGTTATTGCGGCACTGTCATTTGGCACTGCTCCTCTCTCTAGTGCTCCAGGCACAAATTATCTTACACCTTTCCCTCCTCTTGATTCTTGTGGCGCCACATCCCCCTTGGGCAGTGTCGACACTCTGCTGGGCATGGCCACTTCTTTGTGGCCAATCATCCATCGACTCTCCAACCTCTTGGCACTCAAGGATCagcttgatgttgctgtcgcAAACGAAGAGGTTTCCAAGGTTGCTGTCCTCCGAACTGAGTTTGAGACCTCGGCAACGGCTATCGAGGCGGCGTTGGAGGACTGGCATCCTGCCGTCCCCGAAAACTCTGTTCTGAACCAAAATCCTGAGGAGTTGAGCCCTGAGCAAACTGCAGAAAGGAGCCGACTACAGAGTATTCTCAGTAACGCTTTGTCTTATCGCCACTCTGCTTTCGTCTACCTTTACCGGACCATTTACAGCTACCCAAGAAGACACCCACTCGTACAGCGCCATGCCCATATCAGTCTGACCCATTGTGTCGGAACAGTCAGCAATACTGGTCCCATGAGTGCTCTTCTCTGGCCACTGTTTGTTGCTGCTTGCGAGGCCATTACACTAGCTGATCGTGAACTTGCCCGCCAGGCATTCATTGCTATCAACCGTCGGCAAGGCATGACAAATATTGACCGTGCATGGACTATCGCACAAGAAGTCTGGCGACGTGCGGACAAGGCCGACATGcttcagcagcaagaagaggcgatgatgatgggtgtCAGGAGTGGTGGTGATCTCTGGAGAAGAGTGAGTGCCGATATGGGCGTAACTATCGTTTTTGGAtag
- a CDS encoding hypothetical protein (MEROPS:MER0047634~CAZy:CE10) has protein sequence MGGLPEGHAYFDQLVSEQTGAIVVDVEYRVAPEHVFPAAIDDADATIKWLQENAEERWGADPTLMTTSGFSAGGNLAFAVTQHKSCQAPSPTAIKAITTFYAVIDFRLSPWEKPHPDNMPKNDPAKVFLPLFDAYAAPARAKHFEDPRLSPVLSEKGSLPERILLVVPGIDILVAEQTEFAERINNEDGEREVQRVEILHEKDLFHGYLEVPDIVVKRDIKHRAYNKAIQFLKETHRKYDWTWNA, from the exons ATGGGTGGCTTGCCAGAGGGCCATGCATACTTCGACCAACTGGTATCGGAGCAAACAGGGgccattgttgttgatgttgaataTCGCGTGGCACCGGAACATGTTTTCCCTGCGGCCAttgacgatgctgatgcAACAATCAAGTGGCTACAAGAGAACGCCGAAGAACGCTGGGGAGCAGATCCAACTTTAATGACCACGAGTGGCTTTTCTGCCGGAGGAAACCTGGCTTTCGCGGTCACTCAGCATAAAAGCTGTCAGGCTCCATCCCCTACTGCTATCAAGGCCATCACAACTTTCTACGCTGTTATTGACTTCCGTCTGAGTCCTTGGGAGAAACCGCATCCAGACAACATGCCCAAGAATGACCCGGCAAAAGTATTTTTGCCTCTCTTCGACGCATATGCAGCACCTGCAAGAGCAAAGCACTTTGAGGATCCAAGGCTGAGTCCTGTCCTTTCAGAAAAGGGATCGTTGCCAGAGAGGATTCTCCTTGTCGTTCCTGGCATCGATATCCTCGTTGCAGAACAGACTGAGTTCGCAGAGAGAATCAACAACGAGGACGGCGAAAGAGAAGTTCAGAGAGTAGAGATCTTGCATGAGAAAGATCTGTTCCATGGATACTTGGAAG TCCCTGATATCGTGGTTAAGCGGGACATCAAGCATCGTGCCTACAATAAGGCTATTCAATTTCTCAAGGAGACTCACAGGAAGTATGATTGGACCTGGAACGCCTGA
- a CDS encoding hypothetical protein (EggNog:ENOG41) produces MPRRNRAEDLDFEIHVDPSCLSDPMDDNDTRAPEEPKVEVETDHDSKNDSPAKELDNDIDTTNHTDLPTEVKAEATVEAKEEDQSTITPKETEEEAQADQESSDSEADSEVESEPEAEPKEEAKAQVDTGDKPEQPIEEPATESENEAVPATSEAEADTAATATEPLLDNTKDNDEDPTPAEDAATTEATPADTLTEDTPSADIPTDNIPAEDSTAQDEPIEEDKDKSAEAEVEASTEVNEERRFSETESDRSGSRRESSGSSGSEYSSRRHSGRSEAINGVARDIASQIDNHEKRESLNSYSGTEDTGYISHSESVSTRPGPKMSTAGMRGGVDEAAENSSHHEHEDDVFSDRSPRSSMGSVSETDNRKAQDAMSRMTRSPRVSGVSGISGFSEYDREEEDFIPTIRGNPRPVFRSPSSVKAMQMSSPPGSTIGSPRSSRRAPLSASRLGSPRFSEQYSPKKTPPRFKRSTPPLVLLHVTLLPLRWPWGDVLENADADDLSKECKAIRDAWRLLQDRMADTTVERGILLPHPQSDYEVLEERLLEALDLPMRRRARILECGHYLGPSNEMTIEESSEEESEEDEYQQQEEEERRSSRRSHAPPTHWCKTCKSDINYESLGRAKVFRVKVYASNGLIRGGAWEACWKEMERVDVEIEPLVDAVSQHELVSLEADQERELAMREAEEEERYIRLDEEHREFEERERGRLSRRRGESRNHGEDVSHMSEGKSRMENHDTSRHDTSRHEDSRYDKSLHAESVRDKSAYDESLHEPSHHELSHHQPSHHEESLHDVPEAREASIHDTTKDHDQSHIANDTQPAEEHSADVTKESMKEPADDVEESFAEDQDDEKSRSFEELEKDIDDHLQEERERSLAEEARNAEPTPEPSHLEDTNLEAEESSIAPEDPVDSKDDEVERLRREEERYREIYGDAPAPKEHHQESQRSFNEQQPQHNEQHYAERSRSAAGSHAPDYAHAAPRVPTAEERRQAMKSATLPELLAESARVAMQDKKNILIGLLSVLILLLAIRGNTAPQQDPRNFQTVVMNREVPTVTVTQAISIQATEAAPQIASSADPVEEEEEERSVEAYHPEESIVVKDNPAQNNAAQYEQVNNNQIAIGNSYQSHDGSSTGSVDPCASCSAPSQGYHGVEAPRELGAGPAAESPETEKQPTCEERIVRIVETVTAVETATVKITEYATDIPSQETQAAEAVEEEKVEESVAPEADDTIVAADAPVDGEAPVEETLPTEETVVPSEEAEPVKEEEKPAQETVSPDEEALDEVEQEADDAEPSIEAEVTSESAAPEALGSDEEAPEQAAEHSEEAHEL; encoded by the coding sequence ATGCCCCGACGTAACAGGGCTGAGGATCTCGATTTCGAGATTCATGTTGATCCATCTTGCTTGAGCGATCCTATGGACGATAACGATACAAGGGCCCCCGAGGAGCCGAAGGTGGAAGTGGAAACAGACCACGATTCAAAGAACGACTCCCCTGCCAAAGAGCTTGATAACGACATTGATACGACAAACCACACCGACTTACCAACTGAAGTAAAGGCCGAGGCTACGGTCGAAGctaaagaagaagatcaatcTACTATAACACCAAAAgagaccgaggaggaggccCAAGCTGATCAAGAGTCATCAGACTCAGAGGCCGACTCAGAAGTCGAATCAGAGCCTGAAGCTGaaccaaaagaagaagccaaagctcAAGTCGACACTGGAGATAAGCCAGAACAACCAATTGAGGAGCCAGCAACAGAGTCAGAAAACGAAGCTGTACCTGCTAcatctgaagctgaagccgaCACGgcagctacagctacagAGCCCTTATTAGACAATACAAAAGATAACGACGAGGATCCTACCCCTGCTGAAGACGCTGCTACTACTGAGGCCACGCCTGCGGATACTCTAACCGAGGACACCCCTTCGGCAGATATCCCCACAGACAACATTCCTGCCGAAGACTCCACCGCTCAGGACGAACCTATCGAAGAGGATAAGGACAAAtctgctgaagctgaggtcGAAGCCTCTACTGAAGTCAACGAAGAGAGACGCTTTTCTGAGACCGAGTCAGACCGCTCAGGCTCTCGGCGTGAGTCCTCTGGCTCCTCAGGATCCGAGTACTCAAGCCGTCGACACTCTGGTCGCTCCGAAGCTATCAACGGAGTTGCTCGTGACATTGCTTCACAGATCGACAACCACGAGAAGCGCGAGTCGTTGAATAGCTACTCTGGAACAGAAGATACTGGTTACATCTCTCATTCAGAGTCGGTCAGTACTCGCCCAGGCCCAAAAATGTCGACTGCTGGTATGAGAGGCGGTGTAgacgaggctgctgagaaTAGCTCCCACCATGAGCACGAAGACGATGTTTTCAGTGATCGAAGTCCTCGCAGCTCAATGGGATCTGTCTCGGAGACTGATAACAGAAAGGCTCAGGATGCCATGTCGCGGATGACCAGGTCGCCTCGTGTCTCAGGTGTATCTGGTATTTCCGGTTTCTCAGAGTATGAcagggaagaggaagacttTATCCCTACTATCCGAGGCAACCCTCGTCCTGTCTTCCGATCACCTTCTTCTGTCAAGGCCATGCAGATGTCATCGCCTCCAGGCTCAACAATTGGTTCTCCTCGATCAAGCCGCAGAGCACCTCTCTCTGCATCCCGACTTGGCTCTCCTCGCTTCTCAGAGCAGTACTCTCCTAAGAAGACACCGCCCCGTTTCAAGCGATCTACACCGccccttgtccttcttcacGTTACATTGCTTCCGCTACGGTGGCCGTGGGGTGACGTCCTCGagaatgcagatgcagatgatcTGAGCAAGGAGTGTAAGGCTATACGAGATGCTTGGCGATTGTTGCAAGACCGCATGGCAGACACCACTGTAGAGCGTGGTATCCTCCTGCCACACCCTCAGAGCGACTACGAGGTTCTCGAGGAGAGGCTGCTAGAGGCTCTTGACCTTCCCATGAGGCGTCGTGCTCGTATCCTAGAGTGTGGCCATTATCTTGGTCCCTCCAACGAGATGACAATAGAAGAATCATCAGAGGAGGAgagtgaggaggatgaataccaacagcaagaggaagaggagcgcCGATCAAGTCGTCGCTCCCACGCACCGCCTACACACTGGTGCAAGACATGCAAGTCGGACATCAATTATGAGTCGCTCGGTCGTGCAAAGGTCTTCCGCGTCAAGGTGTATGCCAGCAATGGTCTGATCCGCGGTGGCGCCTGGGAAGCCTGTtggaaggagatggagcGGGTTGATGTCGAGATCGAACCTCTTGTCGACGCTGTATCGCAGCACGAGCTCGTGTCTCTGGAAGCTGACCAGGAAAGAGAGTTGGCGATgagggaagctgaagaggaggaaaggtATATCAGATTGGATGAGGAGCATCGGGAGTttgaggagagggagagaggacGTCTGTCTAGAAGACGGGGAGAGTCTCGTAACCATGGCGAGGATGTGAGCCATATGAGCGAAGGAAAGTCACGTATGGAGAACCATGATACTTCTCGTCATGATACATCCCGTCATGAGGACTCTCGCTACGACAAGTCGCTACATGCGGAATCCGTTCGTGACAAGTCAGCGTACGACGAGTCACTCCATGAGCCTTCTCACCACGAACTCTCTCACCACCAGCCTTCTCATCATGAAGAGTCTCTCCATGATGTCCCGGAGGCTCGTGAAGCATCTATTCACGACACTACCAAGGATCATGACCAAAGCCACATTGCGAACGACACCCAGCCTGCTGAGGAGCACTCCGCTGATGTTACCAAGGAGTCCATGAAGGAGCCCGCcgatgatgtcgaggagTCTTTTGCTGAGGACCAGGATGATGAAAAGAGCCGATCATTtgaagagctcgagaaggataTCGACGATCACCTTCAGGAAGAGCGTGAGAGGAGTCTGGCAGAGGAAGCACGAAATGCCGAACCTACACCTGAGCCTTCTCACCTTGAAGATACCAACctggaggctgaagagtcATCTATCGCCCCCGAAGACCCCGTCGACtccaaggatgatgaggtaGAGCGTCTGaggagagaggaggagaggtaCAGGGAGATCTACGGTGATGCTCCTGCTCCCAAGGAACATCATCAGGAGTCCCAGCGATCTTTCAACGAACAACAGCCACAGCACAATGAACAACATTACGCTGAGCGCAGTCGCTCTGCCGCCGGCAGCCACGCGCCCGATTATGCGCATGCCGCCCCTCGAGTACCCACCGCTGAGGAACGTCGCCAGGCAATGAAGAGTGCTACTCTCCCAGAGCTACTGGCCGAGTCAGCTCGTGTAGCCAtgcaggacaagaagaacatcttGATTGGCTTGCTGAGtgttctcattcttctcctggCGATCCGTGGAAACACTGCCCCTCAACAGGATCCCAGGAATTTCCAGACTGTGGTTATGAATCGGGAAGTGCCTACTGTGACAGTGACCCAGGCCATCAGTATCCAGGCGACCGAGGCCGCTCCTCAGATTGCTTCTTCTGCGGATCctgtcgaggaggaagaggaggagcgcAGTGTTGAGGCTTATCATCCTGAGGAAAGCATTGTTGTCAAGGACAACCCTGCTCAGAACAATGCCGCCCAATATGAGCAGGTAAACAACAATCAGATTGCTATTGGTAACTCTTATCAGAGCCACGATGGCTCTTCGACTGGATCCGTCGACCCGTGCGCTTCTTGCTCAGCTCCCTCTCAAGGATATCACGGAGTTGAGGCGCCTCGAGAACTGGGCGCTGGACCAGCCGCTGAGTCGCCTGAGACCGAGAAGCAACCTACTTGCGAGGAGCGCATTGTTCGTATCGTCGAGACAGTGACAGCTGTTGAGACTGCCACGGTCAAGATTACTGAGTATGCGACTGACATTCCATCTCAAGAGACacaggctgctgaggctgttgaggaagagaaggttgaggagagtgTTGCCCCTGAAGCAGATGATACAATTGTGGCCGCCGATGCCCCCGTCGATGGTGAGGCTCCTGTGGAGGAGACACTCCCCACAGAGGAGACCGTCGTTCCatctgaagaggctgagccggtgaaggaagaggagaaaccTGCTCAGGAGACTGTGTCGCCTGACGAAGAGGcccttgatgaagtcgagCAAGAGGCTGATGATGCGGAACCCAGCATCGAGGCCGAGGTCACTTCCGAGTCCGCCGCCCCGGAGGCTTTGGGCTCTGACGAGGAAGCCCCCGAACAGGCTGCGGAGCACTCGGAGGAGGCTCATGAGCTTTAA